Proteins co-encoded in one Pseudarthrobacter chlorophenolicus A6 genomic window:
- a CDS encoding HNH endonuclease codes for MIDQLRQLEDVKAVAAARQAEITVAFDLVQRREQAAAGIPAKEQGAGVGAQVALARRESPSRGGRLLGLAKTLTGMPHTFAAFRSGRLSEWRTTLVVKETNCLSPEDRAGVDEELAADTGTFDGAGDRTIISAAKAAAYRRDPVSVARRAAKAVGARTVSLRPAPDTMARLTALLPVAEGVAAYAALSREAGTLRSSGDGRSTGQIMADTLAERITGTPGGISGVQVQLVMTDRTLLQGDSEPARLAGYGIVPAAWARELAAGHQPGTGTNTRAASRANPEPGADPASAMAVWVRRLYTAPGTGELIGLDSKPRLFPAGLKRFLQIRDDTCRTPYCDAPIRHHDHITPWHHGGNTTTNNGQGLCEACNHTKESPGWSSKPIPVPENPQLPDPTRIPDGPHDVRQVARHTVRLRTPTGHTYHSTAPPLPGTAFTHASSPSKHAGIAGAPARAPGKPPLPRPAIQVLGRVIQAGVP; via the coding sequence ATGATTGATCAGCTCCGGCAGCTTGAGGACGTGAAGGCTGTTGCGGCGGCGAGGCAGGCCGAGATCACTGTCGCGTTCGACTTGGTGCAGCGGCGGGAGCAGGCCGCTGCCGGTATCCCGGCTAAGGAACAGGGCGCCGGGGTAGGGGCGCAGGTGGCGTTGGCGCGGCGGGAGTCCCCGTCCCGGGGCGGGCGGCTGCTGGGACTGGCGAAGACCCTGACCGGGATGCCCCACACCTTCGCCGCGTTCCGGTCCGGACGGTTGAGTGAGTGGCGGACCACGCTGGTGGTGAAGGAAACCAACTGCCTTTCACCCGAGGACCGGGCGGGGGTCGATGAGGAACTCGCCGCCGACACCGGCACCTTTGATGGGGCCGGGGACCGGACCATCATCTCCGCGGCCAAAGCCGCCGCGTACCGGCGGGACCCCGTCTCGGTGGCCAGGCGGGCCGCCAAAGCGGTGGGGGCACGGACGGTGAGCCTGCGCCCGGCCCCGGACACCATGGCCCGGCTGACCGCGCTGCTGCCGGTCGCCGAGGGTGTGGCCGCCTACGCTGCCCTCAGCAGGGAGGCCGGCACCCTCCGGTCCTCCGGGGATGGCCGGTCAACGGGCCAGATCATGGCCGACACCCTGGCTGAACGGATCACCGGGACCCCGGGCGGGATCAGCGGGGTCCAGGTCCAGCTCGTCATGACCGACCGGACCCTGTTACAAGGCGACAGCGAGCCGGCCCGGCTCGCCGGGTACGGCATCGTGCCCGCCGCCTGGGCCCGCGAACTCGCCGCCGGACACCAACCGGGCACGGGCACCAACACCCGCGCCGCCAGCCGTGCCAACCCAGAACCCGGGGCCGACCCCGCGTCCGCGATGGCTGTCTGGGTTCGGAGGCTCTACACCGCCCCCGGCACCGGTGAGCTCATCGGTTTGGATTCCAAGCCCAGGCTCTTCCCGGCAGGACTCAAACGCTTCCTCCAGATCCGGGACGACACCTGCCGGACCCCGTACTGCGACGCACCCATCCGCCACCACGACCACATCACCCCCTGGCACCACGGCGGCAACACCACAACCAACAACGGCCAAGGACTCTGCGAAGCCTGCAACCACACCAAAGAAAGCCCAGGCTGGAGTTCAAAACCCATCCCAGTGCCCGAAAACCCGCAGCTTCCGGACCCTACACGGATCCCCGACGGGCCACACGATGTCAGGCAAGTCGCCCGCCATACCGTCAGGCTCCGAACCCCCACCGGCCACACCTACCACTCCACCGCCCCACCACTCCCCGGGACGGCCTTCACCCATGCCAGCAGCCCGAGTAAGCATGCGGGCATAGCAGGAGCACCGGCGCGGGCACCCGGCAAGCCCCCGCTTCCACGACCCGCGATCCAAGTCTTGGGCCGCGTCATCCAGGCCGGCGTTCCTTGA
- a CDS encoding beta-galactosidase codes for MATQEINRPASVWSNVEGLGFGGDYNPEQWPVSVRLEDLELMQEAGVNFLSVGIFSWALLEPVEGQYDFGWLDEVLDNLAGIGVRVALATATAAPPAWLVRKHPEILPVTADGTVLGPGSRRHYTPSSAAYRRYATGITRVLAERYKDHPALALWHVDNELGCHISEFYGKEDAAAFRSWLERRYGSIDALNASWGTAFWSQNYASFEEILPPSVAPSTLNPGQQLDFQRFNSWALMDYYRELVAVLREVTPEVPCTTNLMASSATKSMDYFSWAKDLDVIANDHYLVAADPERHIELAFSADLTRGIAGGDPWILMEHSTSAVNWQPRNQPKMPGEMLRNSLAHVARGADAVMFFQWRQSFAGSEKFHSAMVPHGGRDTRVWREVVDLGAALKLLEPVRGSRVESRAAIVFDYEAWWASEIDSKPSIDVKYLDLLRAFHRSLFLKGVSVDMVHPSAPLEGYDLVLVCTLYAVSDADAGNIAAAASAGATVLVSYFSGIADPQDHIRLGGYPGAFRDLLGVRVEEFHPLLAGSQLKLDDGTVASVWSEHVHLAGAEAVQAFTEYPLEGVPALTRRSVGAGAAWYLATFPDSDGIDALVERLLAESGVSPAAAADTGVELVRRRSADGQRFLFAINHTRSSAAVSATGTDLLTGEPFGGSVPAGSIAVIREG; via the coding sequence ATGGCAACGCAGGAAATTAACCGTCCGGCAAGTGTTTGGAGCAACGTCGAAGGCCTCGGTTTCGGCGGCGACTACAACCCCGAACAGTGGCCCGTGAGCGTGCGGCTGGAGGACCTCGAGCTGATGCAGGAAGCCGGCGTGAACTTCCTGAGCGTGGGCATCTTTTCCTGGGCCCTGCTGGAACCGGTTGAGGGCCAGTACGATTTCGGCTGGCTTGATGAGGTGCTGGACAACCTCGCAGGCATCGGCGTCAGGGTTGCCCTCGCCACCGCCACCGCCGCTCCCCCGGCGTGGCTGGTCCGCAAGCATCCGGAAATCCTGCCGGTCACCGCTGACGGAACCGTGCTGGGACCGGGCTCACGGCGGCACTACACGCCGTCGTCGGCCGCCTACCGGCGCTACGCCACGGGCATCACGCGGGTCCTCGCCGAACGATACAAGGACCATCCGGCGCTGGCGCTCTGGCACGTGGACAACGAGCTGGGTTGCCACATTTCCGAGTTCTACGGCAAAGAGGACGCAGCCGCTTTCCGCAGTTGGCTGGAACGGCGTTACGGGAGCATTGACGCCCTCAACGCGTCCTGGGGCACCGCGTTCTGGAGCCAGAACTACGCATCGTTCGAAGAAATCCTGCCGCCCTCAGTTGCCCCCAGCACGCTGAACCCGGGGCAGCAGCTCGATTTCCAGCGCTTCAATTCGTGGGCGCTGATGGATTACTACCGCGAACTCGTGGCAGTGCTCCGCGAGGTGACCCCGGAGGTTCCCTGCACCACCAACCTCATGGCCTCCAGCGCCACGAAGTCCATGGACTACTTCAGCTGGGCCAAGGATCTTGACGTCATCGCCAACGACCACTACCTCGTGGCTGCCGACCCCGAACGGCACATCGAACTCGCGTTCAGCGCGGACCTGACCCGGGGCATTGCGGGCGGTGACCCGTGGATCCTAATGGAACATTCGACGTCGGCCGTCAACTGGCAACCCCGCAACCAGCCGAAGATGCCCGGCGAAATGCTCCGGAACTCGCTGGCGCACGTGGCCCGCGGCGCGGATGCCGTGATGTTCTTCCAGTGGCGGCAGAGCTTCGCGGGGTCCGAAAAGTTCCACTCCGCCATGGTGCCGCACGGCGGCCGGGACACGCGCGTGTGGCGCGAGGTGGTGGACCTCGGGGCGGCGCTGAAGCTGCTCGAACCGGTCCGCGGTTCCCGGGTGGAGTCCCGCGCGGCCATCGTCTTCGATTACGAGGCGTGGTGGGCCAGCGAGATCGATTCCAAGCCGAGCATCGACGTGAAGTACCTGGACCTGCTGCGGGCCTTCCACCGTTCGCTGTTCCTGAAGGGCGTTTCCGTGGACATGGTCCACCCGTCTGCGCCGCTCGAGGGCTACGACCTGGTGCTCGTCTGCACGCTCTACGCCGTATCCGACGCCGACGCCGGCAACATCGCCGCGGCCGCCTCCGCTGGCGCCACCGTCCTGGTCAGCTACTTCAGCGGGATCGCGGACCCGCAGGACCACATTCGGCTCGGCGGGTATCCGGGCGCATTCCGGGACCTCCTTGGCGTGCGGGTGGAAGAGTTCCACCCGCTGCTGGCCGGATCGCAGCTGAAGCTCGACGACGGCACCGTTGCCTCGGTCTGGAGCGAGCACGTGCACCTCGCCGGCGCCGAAGCGGTCCAGGCGTTCACGGAGTATCCGCTGGAAGGCGTCCCGGCCCTGACCCGCCGCTCCGTGGGCGCCGGCGCTGCCTGGTACCTGGCCACCTTCCCGGACAGCGACGGCATTGATGCGTTGGTGGAACGGCTGCTCGCCGAATCGGGCGTCTCCCCCGCGGCTGCCGCCGACACCGGCGTCGAACTGGTCCGTCGGCGCTCGGCCGATGGGCAGCGCTTCCTGTTCGCCATCAACCACACCCGCTCCTCCGCCGCCGTCTCGGCCACAGGAACCGATTTGCTGACCGGGGAGCCCTTTGGCGGGTCCGTTCCGGCGGGCAGCATTGCGGTGATCAGGGAGGGCTAG
- a CDS encoding carbohydrate ABC transporter permease produces the protein MTTNLETLPASDKKSAGAGKPTNHRKPRESRGTLAFSRAQRTKALTKHAILILAGGLMIYPLLWMVVSSLRPNELIFREPGLWLNSLEMSNYTSGWSALTHPFGHYMINSAIVVIGSILGNLISCSMAAYAFARLQFTGKKLFFGIMLLTIMLPFHVIIVPQYILFSQIGWVNTFWPLIVPKLLATDAFFVFLMVQFIRGIPKDLDEAARIDGAGHPRIFLRVILPLMVPALATTTIFTFIWTWNDFFGALIYLTDPDMFTVPVALRAFVDSQSATSWGSLFAMSIVSLLPVFLVFLFGQRFLIKGIATTGIK, from the coding sequence ATGACGACTAACCTGGAGACGCTGCCCGCCTCGGACAAGAAGTCCGCAGGGGCCGGTAAGCCTACGAACCACCGCAAGCCCCGCGAGTCCCGCGGCACCTTGGCCTTCAGCCGGGCGCAGCGGACCAAAGCGCTGACGAAGCACGCCATCCTGATCCTGGCCGGCGGCCTGATGATCTACCCGCTGCTGTGGATGGTTGTCTCATCCCTGCGGCCCAACGAGCTGATCTTCCGCGAACCGGGACTCTGGCTCAACAGCCTGGAGATGAGCAACTACACCTCGGGCTGGTCCGCACTGACCCACCCGTTCGGCCACTACATGATCAACTCCGCGATCGTGGTGATCGGATCCATCCTGGGCAACCTGATCTCCTGCTCGATGGCCGCCTACGCCTTCGCCCGGCTGCAGTTCACCGGCAAGAAGCTGTTCTTCGGCATCATGCTGCTGACCATCATGCTGCCGTTCCACGTCATCATCGTTCCCCAGTACATCCTGTTCTCCCAGATCGGCTGGGTAAACACCTTCTGGCCCCTGATCGTGCCGAAGCTGCTGGCCACGGACGCGTTCTTCGTGTTCCTGATGGTCCAGTTCATCCGCGGCATCCCGAAGGACCTTGATGAAGCTGCACGCATCGACGGCGCGGGCCATCCCCGGATCTTCCTGCGGGTCATCCTGCCGCTGATGGTCCCGGCCCTGGCCACCACCACCATCTTCACCTTCATCTGGACCTGGAACGATTTCTTCGGCGCCCTGATCTACCTCACGGACCCGGATATGTTCACCGTTCCCGTGGCACTGCGCGCGTTCGTGGACTCCCAGTCAGCCACCAGCTGGGGCTCACTGTTCGCCATGTCTATCGTGTCCCTGCTCCCCGTGTTCCTGGTGTTCCTCTTCGGCCAGCGGTTCCTCATCAAGGGCATCGCCACCACCGGCATCAAGTAA
- a CDS encoding ABC transporter substrate-binding protein, translating into MPLFSRPSAARQPAETPSTRPARRFRKTGAVAAAAAVVMALSACGSGSAPQSADGTVELRFSWWGGDKRAQLTQEAIKQFEAENPKIKIKPEFGDWSGYWDKLATQVAANDAPDIIQMDEKYITEYSTRGALLDLSKYDIDTTKLDEAALNAGKGEDGLTGIPAGINAATILANPKVFEAAGVPLPDDSKWTWEDFGRIAAEVTEKSPKGTYGAAAYGTDEASLGVWLRQNGKSLYTSDGKLGFEPSDIAEWWAFLKDLSKNKAVPSASEVVEAEAASLDQSGLATGKNGLAFWWSNQAPALEKASGADLKILRFPTKTGSSADAGLWYKASQFWSASSRTKHPEETAKFINFLTNNVKAGETLLADRGVYPNSDVRAAIESKLTPADVKVVKFIDQIKDELGEAPAPPPKGAGAIQEIIKRYTSEVLFERLSTDEAGKKAVDEMKSAIS; encoded by the coding sequence GTGCCGCTTTTCTCCCGTCCCTCAGCTGCCCGGCAGCCTGCAGAGACTCCCTCCACCCGCCCGGCCCGCCGCTTCCGCAAGACGGGCGCCGTAGCCGCGGCAGCCGCCGTCGTCATGGCCCTCAGTGCCTGCGGCTCAGGATCCGCCCCTCAGAGCGCCGACGGAACCGTCGAACTCCGCTTCTCCTGGTGGGGCGGCGACAAGCGCGCCCAGCTGACGCAGGAAGCCATCAAGCAGTTCGAGGCGGAAAACCCCAAAATCAAGATCAAGCCGGAATTCGGCGACTGGAGCGGTTACTGGGACAAGCTGGCCACCCAGGTGGCCGCCAACGACGCTCCTGACATCATCCAGATGGACGAGAAGTACATCACCGAGTACTCCACCCGCGGAGCCCTGCTGGACCTGTCGAAGTACGACATCGACACCACCAAGCTGGACGAGGCCGCCCTTAACGCCGGCAAGGGCGAGGACGGACTGACGGGCATCCCCGCCGGCATCAACGCTGCCACCATCCTTGCCAACCCCAAGGTGTTCGAAGCTGCCGGTGTTCCGCTGCCGGATGACTCCAAGTGGACCTGGGAAGACTTTGGCCGCATCGCCGCCGAAGTGACTGAGAAGTCGCCAAAGGGCACCTATGGCGCCGCCGCATACGGCACCGACGAGGCTTCCCTGGGTGTCTGGCTCCGCCAGAACGGCAAGTCGCTTTACACCTCGGACGGCAAGCTCGGCTTCGAGCCCAGCGACATCGCGGAGTGGTGGGCATTCCTGAAGGATCTCAGCAAGAACAAGGCCGTCCCGTCAGCATCCGAGGTGGTTGAGGCCGAGGCCGCATCGCTGGACCAGAGCGGCCTGGCCACGGGTAAGAACGGGCTGGCCTTCTGGTGGTCCAACCAGGCACCCGCCCTGGAAAAGGCATCAGGCGCGGACCTGAAGATTCTGCGGTTCCCCACCAAGACCGGGTCCTCTGCCGATGCCGGGCTTTGGTACAAGGCATCCCAGTTCTGGTCCGCATCCTCGCGGACCAAGCACCCTGAGGAAACCGCCAAGTTCATCAACTTCCTGACCAACAACGTCAAAGCCGGTGAGACTCTCCTGGCCGACCGCGGCGTGTACCCCAACTCTGACGTCCGTGCCGCAATTGAATCCAAGCTGACCCCGGCCGACGTGAAGGTGGTCAAGTTCATTGACCAGATCAAGGACGAACTGGGCGAGGCTCCGGCTCCGCCGCCGAAGGGTGCAGGCGCCATCCAGGAGATCATCAAGCGGTACACCTCCGAGGTTCTCTTTGAACGGCTTTCCACGGATGAGGCAGGCAAGAAGGCCGTCGACGAAATGAAGTCGGCCATCAGCTAG
- a CDS encoding ABC transporter substrate-binding protein, translated as MINRRHFLTTVAVGTASAGVLAACGTGSSTSGQTGSADNPVTINYTWWGNDDRAERTRKAIALFESKNPDIKVNGNFTDFAGYWQKRATEAAGGGLPDVMQWDLSYLRDYGQRNQLLDLGTVKINTDAFEKSLLPSGQIKGKTYGIPTSTNAFAVYYDPAKLASLGIAEPDGSWTYKEFNAFLTEVGSKSNGALFGGTDYTGVWWMFNVWLRQNNIEAFTSEGKLGFSKDDLKKWWNLTADLRGTPAIVSEERVTQLAPKSPFGSNVTATEVTWDNFMAGYLGDSGAKELKLVPVPSDDADNLGLFLKPSMLMVASAKTKFKDAAARFIDFMVNDPEVGQIFKTSRGVPASKTQRDGTTFEGTDKIVVDYETSISQYLKDAPEPPIVGFGTLETSFKRIASDLNYGKLDINGATDAWFKEAEDLIKQNA; from the coding sequence GTGATCAACAGAAGGCATTTCCTTACAACCGTAGCCGTCGGCACCGCATCTGCCGGCGTACTGGCGGCCTGCGGAACCGGATCCAGCACCTCAGGACAGACCGGTTCGGCGGACAACCCCGTCACCATCAACTACACCTGGTGGGGCAACGACGACCGCGCCGAGCGCACCCGCAAGGCCATTGCATTGTTCGAATCCAAGAACCCGGACATCAAGGTCAACGGCAACTTCACCGACTTCGCCGGGTACTGGCAGAAGCGTGCCACCGAAGCTGCCGGCGGTGGCCTGCCCGACGTGATGCAGTGGGACCTGTCCTACCTGCGCGACTACGGCCAGCGCAACCAGCTGCTGGACCTGGGTACGGTCAAGATCAATACGGATGCCTTCGAAAAGTCCCTGCTGCCTTCCGGCCAGATCAAGGGCAAGACCTACGGAATCCCCACCAGCACCAATGCCTTCGCCGTCTACTACGACCCCGCCAAGCTGGCCTCCCTGGGTATCGCCGAGCCGGACGGAAGCTGGACCTACAAGGAATTCAACGCCTTCCTCACCGAGGTGGGCAGCAAGAGCAACGGCGCCCTCTTCGGCGGCACCGACTACACGGGCGTCTGGTGGATGTTCAACGTCTGGCTGCGGCAGAACAACATCGAAGCCTTCACCTCCGAGGGCAAGCTCGGCTTCAGCAAGGACGACCTGAAGAAGTGGTGGAACCTCACGGCTGATCTCCGCGGCACCCCGGCGATCGTCTCCGAGGAACGCGTCACCCAGCTGGCCCCGAAGTCGCCGTTCGGCTCGAATGTCACCGCAACCGAAGTCACCTGGGACAACTTCATGGCCGGCTACCTCGGCGACAGCGGCGCGAAGGAACTCAAGCTCGTGCCGGTCCCCTCCGACGACGCGGACAACCTCGGCCTGTTCCTGAAGCCGTCAATGCTGATGGTGGCCAGCGCCAAGACCAAGTTCAAGGACGCCGCAGCCCGCTTCATCGACTTCATGGTCAACGACCCCGAGGTAGGCCAGATCTTCAAGACCTCCCGTGGCGTGCCCGCATCGAAGACCCAGCGCGACGGCACCACCTTCGAAGGCACGGACAAGATCGTTGTCGATTACGAAACGTCCATCTCCCAGTACCTCAAGGACGCCCCGGAGCCACCGATCGTCGGCTTCGGCACGCTGGAGACCTCCTTCAAGCGCATTGCTTCGGACCTGAACTACGGCAAGCTGGACATCAACGGTGCCACCGACGCCTGGTTCAAGGAAGCCGAAGACCTTATCAAGCAGAACGCCTGA
- a CDS encoding MFS transporter — MPSDRPNSEQSVHLSHESQPRWYQPLTRHNYRLFLGMQVAGSVGVWMQRLAQDWMVLQLTGSPAAVGVAVALQFLPMLIVGPLSGLVVDLFPKRRIMMVCQSVIVVLALGLAAWVASGTITVWAVYASCVALGITSAIDGPARQVFVNEVVGDAALRPAIGLNNALSQLGAMAGPALSGVLIAQAGPAAAFAANAAIGVLVLGLIAAIRTAELFPGIPAARGRGQLLAGFAYVRERPRLLLLILLAGLLGAFGMNGPVVLAAFAERVWHNGVEGFGLFNTVSAVGALAGALLAARLRNMGRRGIVVAAGLFGLSQLVAALMPTLPLFIAMLVVVGIMTLLFLTSAATAVQLEAGPAIRGRVMALYLPLLLGGHALGGLLAGWLTEQFGVRTGLVVTGGLGMLSAAAIGFLLWRHGRAVKARETGLTES; from the coding sequence GTGCCTTCCGACCGCCCGAATTCCGAGCAGTCCGTCCATCTTTCCCACGAGAGCCAACCGCGGTGGTACCAGCCGCTGACCCGGCACAACTACAGGCTCTTCCTGGGCATGCAGGTGGCGGGCAGCGTAGGCGTGTGGATGCAACGCCTTGCCCAGGACTGGATGGTCCTGCAGCTGACCGGCAGTCCAGCGGCCGTAGGCGTCGCCGTCGCCCTCCAATTCCTCCCCATGCTGATCGTGGGGCCGCTGTCCGGGCTGGTGGTGGACCTGTTCCCCAAACGCCGGATCATGATGGTGTGCCAGTCCGTGATCGTGGTCCTAGCCCTGGGCCTTGCCGCGTGGGTGGCCAGCGGGACCATCACCGTGTGGGCCGTGTACGCGAGCTGCGTCGCCCTGGGCATTACCTCCGCCATCGACGGCCCCGCCCGCCAGGTGTTCGTCAACGAAGTGGTGGGTGACGCCGCCCTGCGTCCGGCGATCGGCCTCAACAACGCCCTCAGCCAGCTCGGCGCCATGGCCGGGCCCGCCCTCAGCGGGGTGCTGATCGCCCAGGCCGGCCCCGCCGCCGCCTTCGCCGCGAACGCCGCCATTGGCGTGCTGGTCCTCGGCCTGATCGCCGCCATCCGCACAGCCGAGCTGTTTCCCGGCATTCCCGCTGCCCGGGGCCGCGGACAGCTGCTGGCCGGCTTCGCGTATGTGCGGGAGCGGCCCCGGCTGTTGCTCCTCATCCTGCTGGCGGGCCTCCTGGGTGCCTTCGGCATGAACGGTCCGGTGGTCCTCGCGGCCTTTGCCGAGCGGGTCTGGCACAACGGCGTTGAAGGCTTCGGCCTCTTCAACACCGTCAGTGCCGTGGGCGCGCTTGCCGGTGCGCTGCTGGCGGCCAGGCTCCGGAACATGGGCCGCCGCGGGATTGTGGTTGCTGCCGGCCTGTTCGGACTGTCCCAACTGGTGGCAGCCCTCATGCCCACGCTCCCGCTGTTCATCGCCATGCTGGTGGTGGTGGGAATCATGACGCTCCTGTTCCTGACGAGCGCCGCCACAGCCGTCCAGCTCGAAGCCGGCCCCGCCATCCGCGGCCGGGTCATGGCACTGTACCTGCCACTGCTGCTGGGCGGCCACGCCCTCGGCGGCCTGCTGGCCGGGTGGCTGACAGAACAGTTCGGCGTCCGGACCGGGCTGGTGGTCACGGGCGGTTTGGGCATGCTGTCCGCGGCCGCCATCGGCTTTCTGCTGTGGCGGCACGGCAGGGCTGTGAAGGCACGCGAAACCGGGCTGACGGAGTCCTGA
- a CDS encoding carbohydrate ABC transporter permease, whose amino-acid sequence MTQSPTLSRRSTQSGPAPLRKSRRGGADARAGYTFLLPWLLGFIALTVGPMISSLYLSFTNYNLFEPPKWIGLDNYITLFQDERFLQSVGVTVGYVVFGTPLKLAAALAVAMLLNSKRRGQGFYRSAFYAPSLIGASVSIAIVWKAMFGDSGPVDQGLSFFGINLGGWVGNPSMTMPMFILLTVWQFGAPMVIFLAGLKQIPNELYEAASMDGAGPVRKFFNITWPMLSPVIFFNLLMETIHAFQIFASAFIISNGEGGPAGSTLFYTLYLYLRGFSDFRMGYASAMAWLLVIVVGIITLIFFKTSKSWVHYSGDSK is encoded by the coding sequence GTGACTCAAAGCCCAACCCTGAGCAGGCGTTCGACGCAATCCGGTCCTGCCCCGCTTCGCAAGTCGAGGCGGGGCGGGGCGGATGCCCGCGCCGGCTACACCTTCCTGCTGCCCTGGCTGCTGGGATTCATCGCCCTCACCGTTGGGCCGATGATCTCCTCGCTCTACCTGTCCTTCACCAACTACAACCTCTTCGAGCCGCCCAAGTGGATCGGGCTGGACAACTACATCACGCTGTTCCAGGACGAACGGTTCCTGCAGTCCGTGGGCGTAACCGTGGGCTATGTGGTCTTCGGCACCCCGCTCAAGCTCGCCGCAGCGCTGGCGGTGGCGATGCTGCTCAACAGCAAGCGCCGCGGCCAGGGCTTCTACCGCTCCGCGTTCTACGCCCCCTCGCTGATCGGCGCCTCGGTATCGATCGCGATCGTGTGGAAGGCGATGTTCGGCGATTCGGGCCCGGTGGACCAGGGCCTGTCCTTCTTCGGGATCAACCTTGGAGGCTGGGTGGGCAACCCGTCCATGACCATGCCGATGTTCATCCTGCTCACGGTGTGGCAGTTCGGCGCGCCGATGGTGATCTTCCTGGCCGGGCTTAAGCAGATCCCCAACGAACTCTACGAGGCAGCGTCCATGGACGGTGCCGGGCCGGTGCGGAAGTTCTTCAACATCACCTGGCCCATGCTCTCCCCGGTGATCTTCTTCAACCTGCTGATGGAAACCATCCACGCGTTCCAGATCTTCGCCTCGGCCTTCATCATCTCCAACGGTGAAGGCGGCCCCGCCGGATCCACCCTCTTCTACACCCTCTACCTGTACCTGCGCGGCTTCAGCGATTTCCGGATGGGCTACGCCTCGGCGATGGCCTGGCTCCTGGTGATCGTGGTGGGCATCATTACCCTGATCTTCTTCAAAACGTCCAAGTCCTGGGTCCACTACAGCGGTGATTCGAAATGA
- a CDS encoding carbohydrate ABC transporter permease, protein MTTMATPTQSATDTGTPVYNPKSESAGAKRAKSTLFHIAALILTGIVLYPGLWMIASAFKPNSEIGGGNTSLWSENFSFDNFVTALDGIGGVSTMQFFTNSLILALGAVVGTILSASVSAYAFARIKFPGRSVFFGMMIATLLLPFHVVIIPQYIIFQQLGLVDTYIPLLIGKFLAADAFFVFLMVQFMRGLPAELDEAARIDGAGHVRIFGSIMLPLMKPALISTSIFSFIWSWNDFLGPLLYLNTPEKYPLPLALRLFQDQTQSSDYGAMIAMSVLALLPVLIFFLIFQRYIVEGVSTQGLKG, encoded by the coding sequence ATGACAACCATGGCAACGCCCACCCAGTCCGCCACGGACACCGGCACCCCGGTGTACAACCCGAAATCCGAGTCAGCCGGCGCCAAACGGGCCAAGAGCACCCTCTTCCACATCGCCGCGCTTATCCTCACCGGGATCGTGCTGTACCCGGGCCTGTGGATGATCGCTTCGGCGTTCAAACCGAACTCCGAGATTGGCGGCGGAAACACCTCGCTGTGGTCAGAGAACTTCAGCTTCGATAACTTCGTCACGGCCCTGGACGGCATCGGCGGGGTGTCCACGATGCAATTCTTCACCAACTCGCTGATCCTGGCCCTCGGCGCCGTGGTGGGCACCATCCTCTCCGCGTCCGTCTCGGCCTACGCCTTCGCCCGGATCAAGTTCCCCGGCCGGAGCGTGTTCTTCGGCATGATGATCGCCACCCTGTTGCTGCCCTTCCACGTGGTGATCATCCCGCAGTACATCATCTTCCAGCAGCTGGGCCTGGTGGATACCTACATTCCGCTGCTGATCGGCAAGTTCCTCGCCGCCGACGCGTTCTTCGTCTTCCTCATGGTCCAGTTCATGCGCGGCCTGCCCGCCGAACTGGATGAGGCCGCGCGGATCGACGGCGCCGGACACGTGCGGATCTTCGGCTCGATCATGCTGCCACTGATGAAACCGGCACTGATCTCCACCTCGATCTTCTCCTTCATCTGGAGCTGGAACGACTTCCTGGGCCCGCTGCTCTACCTCAACACCCCGGAAAAGTACCCGCTGCCGCTGGCCCTTCGGCTCTTCCAGGACCAGACCCAGTCCTCGGACTACGGCGCCATGATCGCCATGTCCGTCCTGGCCCTGCTTCCCGTGCTGATCTTCTTCCTGATCTTCCAGCGCTACATTGTTGAAGGCGTCTCCACCCAGGGCCTCAAGGGCTAA